From the Streptomyces sp. NBC_01216 genome, the window CCGGTACTCGCGTTCGTCAGCCGGAGCTCGCTGTCGACCTGCTGGACCACGAAGCCGTCTCCGAGCAGGGCGTCACCGACCGGCACCGGCACGCTCTTGCGCAGGGTCCGGTCGTAGACACCGGCCTTGTCCGTGCCGCAGGCCCAGTAGAGCCAGCGCCCGACGGCCTGGAGCTCGGTCGGCGCGCAGCCGGACGCGAGGTCGAGCGCGGCCGAGGTGACACCGGTGTTCAGGTCGTAGGAGTCGACCCGGCCGGCGGTGGCCGCGGGCTTCCACACCTTGGTGTCCCACAAGGCCGCGGCCGAGTCCGTGAGCGTCAGCTTCACGTCCGGCGTCGTGTCGTCGGGGTTCTCCAGGTCGACGGCCCAGGTGGTGTCACCGCTCCGCGCGAGGACGTAGCGGCCCGCTCCGTCGACGACCCGGCCGTTTCCGGGCAGCTCCGCCGTGCGGAGTTCCGAACCGGTGAGCGGGGCGTGGACGCGGGGCCCCGCCGAGAAGACCGACTCGCCGTCGCCCAGACCGGCCAGACCGGGCTCGTACGGGATCAGGGAGAGGCGCCGCGTCGGCGTGGGTGTGGACGACGCGGTGGTGTCGGCGTCGTAGAGCCCCGTCTCCTCGTGGAGTTCGGAGTTCCGGGCGAGGAAGCTGAGCCGTCCGGCGGCCAGCGCGAGGCCCCGGTCCGCCGACCGGACGCGCGGGACCTCGCGGACCGTCGTGACGCGCGGAGTGCCGTCGGGGGCGAGGTCGACGCGGCGCACCGCCCAGTCGGAGCTGCCCGTGCCGCCGGTGACCAGGAGGCCACCGTCAGGGGTGGTGGCGAAGTGCCCGCCGGCGTGCGGGAGCAGTTCCTTGGTCAGACCGGTGCCGATGTGTACGGCCTGGAGCGCCCCACCGCGCAGATCCTTGTAGGCCGGGACCTTCCGGGTGAAGACGATCCACTTCCCCAGGGCGGTGAACGGGCCCAAGTCGTCGGCGTTCTCCGCCGTGGTGAGCGGGGTCTCGTCGACCGTCGTGGGGTCGGTGCGCGGAGCCGAGAACAGCTTCTCCGCGGTGGAGTCGTAGTAGCCGATGCGGGTCTCGCCCAGCGAGACGTCGATTCCCTCGCCGAACATCGCCACCGGCTTCAGCGTGGCGGTCGCGTAGTCGAGGAGGTACTGGGCCTCGGACAGGTGCCCCGGCTGCCAGGTGCTCAGGACGGCGCCCCGGGTGTCCTGCGTGACGACCCGCAGCTCGCCGAAGGTTCCCGGGAGGCCCGTCACCGGCTGTTCGACGACGTGGCCGTTGACGACCCGGAGCAACTGGAAGGCGTCATAACGCCCTTGGGCGTCGCGTCCGGTGGTCAGCACGGTGTCCGCGGTGTAGGCGCCGCCGAACGTCCGGCCCTCGGGCAGCGCGAGCGTGAGGGCCGTGTGCTCGGTGGCGAGATCCGTCACCGTGACGCGGCCGGCCTCGGCCCTGACGTGAAGACCGGAGTGGCCCGCGGCCTCGTCGTCGGTGATCGACCTCTCGGCGCCGGTGGCCCCGTCCGTCCAGAGATAGCCGGGCGTGCCCTCCCGCCGGTGGGCGTAGCCGGTGCTCCCGGCCTGCGTCAGTTCCTCCTGCCGGGGCTGGAAGCGACCCGGGTCCTGGACCACGACGTCGGCCGCGGCGTTCGCGGCGCGGGCGTCGTGCGTGGGCGTCGGCCCGGCGGCGGTCGCCGTTCCCGTGGCCGCGGCGCACATGCCGGCGGTGATGCCGAGGGCCGTGGCGAGGGTTAAGGCTTTGTTTCTCCGCGCGCGTCGTGGTGCGTGGGCGTGAATGTTCAAGGGATTCCCCTCCGTGGAAGCCTGTGACAGGCGAGGGCGGGGGCCGTTGCGGCATGTGCACGCCGTCCCCTTCGGCACACCCCGCCCCAGGCGGTGATCGTAACAGCGGTCGGGGTGAAGGGAAACGGATTTTTCGAACCCGTTCAAACAGGTGGGGGGACGTTTCGGGGCCGGGTCGTCGCGGTGGACGGCCCGGCCCCGGGGCGGTTCGTGGCGGGGGGCTCCCGCCGTGGTTGTCAGCCGGTGAAGTAGCCCGCGGCGTCGGCGATGAGGTCGACGGTGCCGGTGTGGTTGTAGAAGGTGACCTTGCCGTCCTTGACGGGCACGATCACGAGGTTGGGGACGGTCTGGCCGGCGGTGAAGTTGAGGTTCGAGGCGGCCCGCTGGGTGCCGTAGGGGTAGACCGAGACGAAGCCGGCCGCGGTCGGGTCGGTGGCGGTCACGTTGAGAACGACGGCGGTGTACTTCGTCCCGACCTCCAGCGTCACCGTCTTGCCCGCGCCCACCTTCGCCTTCGGGACACCGGTGCCGTCGCGGGTGTCCATCAGGCGCCTGGGCTGCATGCCGGTGAAGCGGGACCCGGCGTCCTTGTAGTAGCCGGAGACGTCGGCGATGAGGTCGACGGTGCCCGCGTGGTTGTAGAAGGTGACCTTGCCGTCCTCGACGGGCACGACCACGAGGTTGGGCACGGTCCGGCCGGCGGTGAAGTTGAGGTTGGAGACCGTCGGCCGCGCGGTGCCGTAGGGGTAGACCGAGACGAAGCCGGTCGCCGTCGGCGCGGTCGCCGTCACGTTGAGGACGACGGCCCGCACACCCGGCTCGGTGACGGGCAGTGTCACGGTCCTGCCCGGTCCGACCTTGGCCTTCGGGACGCCGGTGCCGTCACGGGTGTCCATCAGGCGCTTCGGCGTGACCGGCTGGTACAGCGCGCCGCCCCAGCGCTCGGTGTGGTACCCGGCGACATCGGCGAGCAGATCGACCGCGCCGTTCTTGTTGAAGAACTCGACGTAGCCGTTGACCACCGGCACCGTCACCAGGTTCGCGGCGGTCCGGCCGGCCGCGAAGTTGAGGTTGGACGCGCTGGTGCGCGGGGTGCCGCCCGGGTACACGGAGACGAAGCTGGAAGCCGTCGGATTGGTCGCGGTGACGTTGAGGACGACGGCCGTGACCGTCGTCGCCGGGACGCCCGCCGTGCCCGTGACCTTGACCCGGGTCCAGCCGCCGGCACCGAGCTTGCCCCGCGGCACGCCGAGGCCGGTGCGGGTGTCCATGATCCGGGTCGGCGTCAGGGGGGCGAACGTGCCCGGGACCGTCGTCGCCGAGCTGCCCGCCAGCCGCACCGTGCCGGTCAGCGTCCGCTGCTCGGCGGGGGCGGTCCCGCCGACCGGGAGGACTTCCAGCGACCAGTGGTATGTGCCGTTCAGCAGGCCGCGCCCCTGGGTGTCGTGCCCGTCCCAGACCGCCCGGACCGCGGCCCCGTCGCCGCGGTCGCCGCCCGTACTGCGCACCACCACGCCGTCGCGGTCCTTGACCGTGAGGCGCCAGGGGCCGACCTGCCGGGAGAAGCGCCATACGGGCTTCCACTCCACGTCCGGTTCGAGGCCGACGCGGTCACCGAAGGACAGGTACGCCGGGACCGACGAGGCCAGGGCGGCCATCGGCTGCGCGGACACCGGCACCTGGCGGACCCGGATGTCCCGTGCGGCGTCGAGGTAGGCGACACCGCCCCCGAACCTGTCGACGGTCCACGTCTCACGGCGGCCCGAACCGGAGGAGGCCCGGAGGTCGGCGAAGTCGGTGGTCAGCCCGGTGGCCGCGTCGGTCAGCTTCAGCTTGTCACCCTCGTGGCGGACGACGTAGCCGTCGCCGAGCAGGGCCTCACCGGCGGGCACGGCCACGCTCTTCTTCAGGGTCCGGTCGTAGACGCCCGCCTTGTCCGCTCCGCAGGCCCAGTAGAGCCAGCGGCCGACGGCCTGGAGTTCGGTGGGCCGGCAGCCGGACTTGATGTCGACGGCGGCCGAGGTCTTCTTCGTCCCGAGGTCGTAGGCGTCGACCTGACCCGCCGTGGCGGCGGGCTTCCACACCTTGGTGTCCCACAGCGCCGCGGCCGAGTCCGTGGTGAACGGCACGTCCGGAGTGTGGATGTTGTGGTTCTCCAGGTCCCCGACGTACGCGGTGGTGCCGTTCTGGGCCAGGACGTACCGGCCGGAGCCGTCCACCACCCCTGCGGAGGTGGGAAGTCGGATGCTGCGCAAGGTGCTGGTGGTGGTCGGCGAATTGACGCGCGTGCTCGCCGCGTAGGCCGACTGGCCGTCGCCGAGTGAGGCCAGGCCCGCCGACGCGTTGATCACTCTCATCCGCAGTTTCGGGGCGGGCGGCGTGGCCGCCTTCGTGTCCAGGTCGTACAGGCCGTCCATGCCGTCCCGCTCGGTGTCGGCGAGGTAGCTCAGGCGTCCGCCGCCGAGCGCCAGACCACGCAGGGTCGCCGGGACCGGGGGGAGCGCGCGGACGGGCGTCGCCTTCACCGCGCCGCCGGAGTCGACGGTGATCCGCCGCAGGGCCCAGTCGCCGCTTCCGCCGCCGCCCACGACGAGGACGTCACCCTCCGGTGTGCGGACGAACGAGTCGTCCTCGGCCCGCGCGAGGACCCGTGTGACGGGGCCCCCTCCGACCGGGATCGCCCGCACGGCGTTGCCCTGCTCGTAGCCGTTCTCCGGGTAGGTCAGCGTGCGCTGGAAGAGCAGGGTGTCGCCGACGACGGAGAAGCGCTCGCCGGGGCCCTCCGCGCCGGTGGCCCCGGGGAGGTCGGTGGTGACGGGGGCCGCCGTCAGGTCGGCCCGCGGAACGGAGAGCAGCTCGTCCGCGTAGCTCGCGTGCGCCACGATGTGCCGCTCTCCCAGCGAGTAGGAGAAGGTCGGGGCGAACCTCTCCGGCAGGGGCTTCACGGTGGCGGAGGCGTAGTCGAGCAGGTAGAGGGTGCCGCCGTCGTCGCGGAACCGTACGAGCGCGCCCCGGGTGTCCTGCGCGAGGACGAAGAGCCGGCCCGTGGCCGCGGGCGGTTTCGCGACGGCCCGCTCGACCGTGGTGCCGTCGGCCGACGACTGCCACAGGGTCACCGAGGCCGGGGTGCCATCCCTGCCCTCGGTGTAGGTGACGGCCGTGTCGGCGTTGTACGCCTTGGCCCAGATCTGCCCGCCCGGAAGGGTGATCGCCTTCCGTGATCCGGTGGCCAGGTCGGAGACGGTGAGGGTGCGGGGCTGGTCGGCGGGAACGGAGTCGATCGTGGTCGAGAGCCCCGAGTGGTCCTCGGGCCGCGGGGTGGGGATGGGCGTGTGGGTCCCGGTCGCGAAGTCGGTCCAGACGGTACCGGTGCCCTCCATCCGGTGCGCGTAGCCACGGGTGCCCGCGTGCCACAGGAGCTCGTCGCGTGGCTTGTAGCGGCCGGGGGCGGGAATCACCGTCTCGTCCACGGCGGCCGGCGCCGAGGTGTCGGCGGCGGCGGGCCCCGCGGTGGCGGCGCACAGGCCGGCCGTGACGCCCAGGGTGACGATCATCGCGAGTGATCCGCGCGTGTGGACGCGCGCGTGACGGCGCATGCTGCTTCCCCCTTGGAAATGCCTGGTCAGGCTGGGGCGGGCGCCGCTACGGCCGACTGGTCCGGTCCGTCCCCTGCGGCGGAATCCGCCCGAAAGCGTGATCCTAACAGCGTCACCGGAGACACCGGAAGCGATTTTCGAACTCGTTCAAACGGTGCTCGGCCGGAAGGGAGTCGGGCTCAGTGCCTTTCGGGTGGCCTCTGGCCGGGCGGTCACGCCCTGGCACGCACGCTGCCGGCGTTGCCGACATGCCTCAGTAGCTCCGCTACAGCGACCTCCCGGGGCCTTGGAATCGAACACACCAGGCCGCGCCCGCCTGCCGTTCGAAGGTCACCCGGCAGGCTCTCAGCCGCGGCCGAGCACCACCGTTCCCGAGGAGCAGAACCAGCCGCCCGTGCCCGAGGCCACCGCCAGCTCCGGCAGGCTTCCGTCCGGCCTGCGGACCTGCGCCCCCGGCGCCTCCCCGCGCAGTTGTCGCACCGCCTCCACCAGCAAGAACAGACCCCGCATGCCCGGGTGGCAGGCCGACAGTCCGCCTCCGTCGGTGTTCACCGGCAGCCCGCCACCGCCCACCGTGAGGTGCCCCTTCCCGGCGAAGGCGCCGCCCTCGCCCTTCGGGCAGAACCCCAGATCCTCCAGTGTCACCAGCGTCATATAGGTGAACGCGTCGTATATCTGGGCGAGTTCGATGTCCGCGGGTCGTACCCCCGCCCGCTCGAAGGCCAGCCGGCCGCTGACCGCCGCCGGGGAGAGCGTGAAGTCGGGCCACTGCGACATCGAGGTGTGCGAGACGTACTCGCCGGTGCCGAGGACCCAGACCGGGGCCTTCGCCGTGTCGGGTACGTACTCCTCGGCCGCCAGCAGCACCGCGCAGCCGCCGTCGCTGCGGACGCAGCAGTGCAGCTTGGTGAACGGGTCGGCGATCACCGGGCCGCCCAGCACCTCGTCCACGGTGATCGGTTCGCGGAACATCGCCTCCGGGTTGGCGGACGCGTTCGCCCGCGCCTGGACGGCGACCTCGGCGAGCTGTTCCAGGGTCGTGCCGTAGGTGTGCATGTGTCGGCGGGCGGCCATCGCGTACTTCGCGACGAGGGTGTGGCCGTACGGCACATCGAACTGCAGCGGGCCGCGTGCGCCGAAGGAGAGGTTCGCGGTCCGGCGCCGCGCCTTGATGTCCGCGCGGGCGGTGGAGCCGTAGACCAGCAGGACGACGTCGGCGTGCCCCGCGGCGATGGCGTCGGCCGCGTGGGCGGCCATCACCTCCCAGGTGGCGCCGCCGACCGCGGTCGAATCGACCCAGCGAGGGCGCAGGCCGAGGTACTCGGCGACCTCCGCCGGGGCGAGGGTGCCCAGGCCCGCCGAAGCGAGGCCGTCGATCGCGGAGCGTCCGAGTCCGCTGTCGGCGAGGGCGCGGCGGGCGGCCTGGGCGTGCAGGGCGTAGGGAGTGGCGCCGTCGACGCGGCCACCGTCGGAGAGGGAGACGCCGACGACGGCGACGCGGCGCCCGGCGCGCTTCCGTGAAGGGGTGGACATGAATCTGACGGTACATCAGATGCGGTTCGGCGGGCAGGGTGCGGGCGCGAGGGTCCGTGCGGTGTGGGCGCCCGCACCGCCGCCCCGTTTCGCGCGGTGCGCCGATCCCGTCGACCCCCGGCCCTGTGCTTCTGTCGCGCCCCGGCCTAATATGACGCGCCGTCAGATATGGAGGGGAGCCCATGGACGCCGCCTTCACCGAGGAGCAGGACGAGATCCGCCGCACCCTGCGCGAACTGCTCGCCACGCACTGCGGACCCGCCGAGGTCCGTGCCGCCGTCGCGACCCCCGCGGGCTATGACGCCGGTCTGTGGAGCCGGATGTCCGGTGCCCTCGGGCTGTCCGGCCTCGCCCTGCCCGAGAAGTACGGGGGAGTCGGCTGCGGACCCGTCGAACTGGCCCTCGCCTGTGAGGAGACCGGCCGGGTGCTCGCGCCGTCGCCGCTCCTGGCGACCGCCGTCCTCGCCGCCCCGCTGATCGCCGCCCTGGGCGGTGTGGCGCAGCGCGCGGAGCTCCTGCCGCGCATCGCCGACGGCTCGCTGACCTGCGCCCTCGCCGTCCCGGGCGGCTCGCTCGCGCGAGCCCTCGGGCTCACCGGGGACGCCGCCGACGGCTCCTGGGCCGGGGGAGGCCGGGCCGGGGGTGTCCAGGGGCGGAGGGTGGACGGTCGCTGGCGGCTCTACGGGGAGGTGGCGCAGGTCCTCGACGGGCACAGCGCCGGGCTGCTCGTGGTCGCCGCGCACATCGGCGGTTTCGCGCGGAGCCGGACCCGGCTGTTCCTCGTGACGGACGGGGCGGCGGGCCTGGTCCGGGTGCGCCGGCCGACCCTCGACGCGACGCGCCCCCAGGCGGTCGTCCGGCTGAGGGACGTCGAGGCGGAACCGCTCGGGGAGGACCCTCCCGCCGGGCCGGGCCTGCCGGCGGCGCTGGCCGCCGTGGGGCGGACGGCGGCCCTGGTCCTCGCGTTCGAGACGGTCGGCGCGGCCCAGGCGGCCCTGGACCGGACGGTCGGGTACGTCGGGGTCCGCGAGCAGTTCGGCCGCCCCGTCGGCTCCTTCCAGGCGGTCAAGCACCGGCTGGCGGACCTGTACGTCCTGCTGGAGTCGGCGCGTGCCCTGGCGCACCGTGCCACGTGCGAGCCCGGGGCCGCCGGGCTCGCCCTCGCCTCGGCCCTGGAGGCGCT encodes:
- a CDS encoding thiolase C-terminal domain-containing protein encodes the protein MSTPSRKRAGRRVAVVGVSLSDGGRVDGATPYALHAQAARRALADSGLGRSAIDGLASAGLGTLAPAEVAEYLGLRPRWVDSTAVGGATWEVMAAHAADAIAAGHADVVLLVYGSTARADIKARRRTANLSFGARGPLQFDVPYGHTLVAKYAMAARRHMHTYGTTLEQLAEVAVQARANASANPEAMFREPITVDEVLGGPVIADPFTKLHCCVRSDGGCAVLLAAEEYVPDTAKAPVWVLGTGEYVSHTSMSQWPDFTLSPAAVSGRLAFERAGVRPADIELAQIYDAFTYMTLVTLEDLGFCPKGEGGAFAGKGHLTVGGGGLPVNTDGGGLSACHPGMRGLFLLVEAVRQLRGEAPGAQVRRPDGSLPELAVASGTGGWFCSSGTVVLGRG
- a CDS encoding acyl-CoA dehydrogenase family protein, with amino-acid sequence MDAAFTEEQDEIRRTLRELLATHCGPAEVRAAVATPAGYDAGLWSRMSGALGLSGLALPEKYGGVGCGPVELALACEETGRVLAPSPLLATAVLAAPLIAALGGVAQRAELLPRIADGSLTCALAVPGGSLARALGLTGDAADGSWAGGGRAGGVQGRRVDGRWRLYGEVAQVLDGHSAGLLVVAAHIGGFARSRTRLFLVTDGAAGLVRVRRPTLDATRPQAVVRLRDVEAEPLGEDPPAGPGLPAALAAVGRTAALVLAFETVGAAQAALDRTVGYVGVREQFGRPVGSFQAVKHRLADLYVLLESARALAHRATCEPGAAGLALASALEALRAVAADTIQLHGGIGFTWEHEAHLYFKRAAADELLFGPVHRLRARAAEATGLFGDAAREVAH
- a CDS encoding FlgD immunoglobulin-like domain containing protein, encoding MCAAATGTATAAGPTPTHDARAANAAADVVVQDPGRFQPRQEELTQAGSTGYAHRREGTPGYLWTDGATGAERSITDDEAAGHSGLHVRAEAGRVTVTDLATEHTALTLALPEGRTFGGAYTADTVLTTGRDAQGRYDAFQLLRVVNGHVVEQPVTGLPGTFGELRVVTQDTRGAVLSTWQPGHLSEAQYLLDYATATLKPVAMFGEGIDVSLGETRIGYYDSTAEKLFSAPRTDPTTVDETPLTTAENADDLGPFTALGKWIVFTRKVPAYKDLRGGALQAVHIGTGLTKELLPHAGGHFATTPDGGLLVTGGTGSSDWAVRRVDLAPDGTPRVTTVREVPRVRSADRGLALAAGRLSFLARNSELHEETGLYDADTTASSTPTPTRRLSLIPYEPGLAGLGDGESVFSAGPRVHAPLTGSELRTAELPGNGRVVDGAGRYVLARSGDTTWAVDLENPDDTTPDVKLTLTDSAAALWDTKVWKPAATAGRVDSYDLNTGVTSAALDLASGCAPTELQAVGRWLYWACGTDKAGVYDRTLRKSVPVPVGDALLGDGFVVQQVDSELRLTNASTGQTTDFADLPYGMSEAGRGIDWTVDKFGGGVAFVGTDGDIHVRQTGVTPQPLARLEQSVEPLVFEGAGVEPLPAVWSPVWRFSKAVGSWQVRVAKGNGETVRTYSGERGAGAAVRVRWDGKDSQGRGIESGQYLWEVTAHPLDGLGPLRGASDAFDVAGSSLTTLPGTYTPVTPTRLMDTRSGLGVPQERVPAGGTVVLQVAGKAGVPTEGLTAVVLNVTATDPTEPSFVSVYPHDTRRTSASNLNFAAGRTAANLVTVPVVNGWVEFYNKNGSVHLLADVAGYYTEGTSGSEYQPVTPKRLMDTRDGTGVPKAKVGPGGTVTLPVTEPGVTAVALNVTATAPTATSFVSAYPYGTARPTVSNLNFTAGRTVPNLVIVPVKDGKVTFYNHTGTVDLIADVTGYYKDGEGSVFTGMQPKRLMDTRDGTGVPKAKVGAGKTVSLEVGDTYTAVVLNVTATDPTAAGFVSVYPYGTQRAASNLNFTAGQTVPNLVIVPVKDGKVTFYNHTGTVDLIADVTGYYTG